In one window of Desulfonatronum thioautotrophicum DNA:
- a CDS encoding NADP-dependent isocitrate dehydrogenase, whose translation MTEHTKTSQIIYTIVDEAPGLATRSLLPIVRSFSGAAGINVATRDISLAGRILARFPERLTPEQRIPDDLAELGELVREPEAIVIKLPNISASIPQLKAAIKELQGKGHALPDYPEEPKTSEEAEIKARYDAVKGSAVNPVLREGNSDRRAPDSVKNYARKHPHSMGAWSGDSRSHVAAMSDGDLRSSEKSTTISEKTAGEARIEFVSPSGETITLKSAVPLADGDIVDAAVMRRTALREFIAKQIADARDRDLLFSVHLKATMMKVSDPVIFGHVVSVFFQDVFTKHAATFADLRVAPGNGLGDLLAKVATLPADQRSVVEADIQEALNKGPRLAMVDSDKGITNLHVPSDVIIDASMPAAIRSSGRMWGPDGTLHDTKFVIPDSSYAGVYQAVIDDCKAHGAYDPTTMGTVPNVGLMARKAEEYGSHDKTFLAPGQGVIRIVAASGQVLLEQQVEEGDVWRASQTRDIPIRDWVKLAVNRARATGWPAVFWLDEGRAHDRELIAKVRDYLPEHDTSGLDIRIMAPTRAATFSVQRMRAGENTISVTGNVLRDYLTDLFPILEVGTSAKMLSIVPLINGGGLFETGAGGSAPKHVQQFLTEGHLRWDSLGEFLALAATLEHLSITAHNPRAKILADTLDRANGRFLEDNKSPSRKCGEIDTRGSHFFLALYWAEELARQQEDAALGAVFVPLAAQLKEHEARIAEELLAAQGQAVDIGGYFRPDDALANTAMRPSRTFNALLASFAG comes from the coding sequence ATGACGGAACACACAAAAACATCGCAGATCATCTACACCATCGTTGATGAAGCACCAGGCTTGGCCACGCGGTCTTTGCTGCCCATTGTCCGATCTTTTTCCGGAGCGGCCGGAATCAATGTCGCGACCCGGGACATTTCTTTGGCCGGGCGGATACTGGCCAGGTTCCCGGAGCGACTGACGCCCGAACAGCGCATTCCCGACGATCTGGCCGAACTGGGGGAGCTTGTGCGCGAGCCTGAGGCCATCGTGATCAAGCTGCCGAACATCAGCGCCTCGATCCCCCAGCTCAAGGCCGCGATCAAGGAATTGCAGGGCAAGGGCCATGCGCTGCCGGACTATCCGGAAGAGCCGAAGACCAGTGAAGAGGCCGAGATCAAGGCGCGGTACGATGCGGTCAAGGGCAGCGCGGTGAATCCGGTGCTGCGGGAAGGCAACTCTGATCGTCGGGCCCCGGATTCGGTCAAGAATTACGCCCGGAAGCATCCCCATTCCATGGGAGCGTGGTCCGGGGACTCCCGATCCCATGTGGCTGCCATGTCGGACGGAGATCTGCGCTCCAGCGAGAAATCAACGACCATTTCCGAGAAAACAGCCGGAGAAGCCCGGATCGAATTCGTTTCTCCCAGTGGCGAGACGATCACGTTGAAGTCCGCCGTACCACTGGCCGACGGAGACATCGTGGACGCCGCGGTGATGCGCCGTACCGCCTTGCGGGAATTCATCGCAAAGCAGATCGCCGACGCCCGGGACCGGGATCTGCTGTTCTCGGTCCATCTGAAGGCCACGATGATGAAGGTCTCGGACCCGGTGATCTTCGGCCATGTGGTATCCGTCTTTTTCCAGGACGTCTTCACAAAACACGCCGCAACCTTCGCGGACCTGCGCGTGGCTCCGGGCAACGGCCTGGGCGATCTCCTGGCCAAGGTGGCCACCCTGCCGGCAGACCAGCGGAGCGTGGTGGAGGCGGATATTCAGGAAGCCCTGAACAAGGGGCCGCGGCTGGCCATGGTGGACTCGGACAAGGGCATCACCAATCTGCACGTGCCCAGCGACGTGATCATCGACGCCTCCATGCCCGCGGCCATCCGCTCCTCGGGCCGGATGTGGGGGCCGGACGGCACATTGCACGACACCAAATTCGTCATTCCGGACAGCAGCTACGCCGGGGTCTACCAGGCGGTGATCGACGACTGCAAAGCGCATGGGGCCTATGACCCCACGACCATGGGCACGGTACCCAACGTCGGCCTGATGGCCCGGAAGGCCGAGGAGTACGGCAGCCACGACAAGACGTTCCTGGCTCCGGGCCAGGGCGTGATCCGGATCGTGGCCGCCTCCGGCCAGGTGCTTCTGGAGCAGCAGGTGGAAGAGGGAGATGTCTGGCGGGCCAGCCAGACCAGGGACATTCCCATCCGCGACTGGGTCAAGCTGGCCGTGAACCGGGCCAGGGCCACGGGCTGGCCCGCGGTCTTCTGGCTGGACGAAGGGCGCGCCCACGACCGTGAACTTATTGCCAAGGTCCGGGACTATCTCCCCGAGCACGACACCTCCGGCCTGGATATCCGGATCATGGCCCCGACCCGGGCCGCCACGTTCAGCGTGCAACGGATGCGGGCCGGAGAGAATACCATTTCCGTGACCGGAAACGTGCTCCGGGACTACCTCACGGACTTGTTCCCGATTCTGGAGGTGGGCACCAGCGCGAAAATGCTCTCCATCGTGCCGCTGATCAACGGCGGCGGCCTGTTCGAGACTGGGGCCGGGGGGTCTGCGCCCAAGCATGTCCAGCAGTTCCTGACGGAAGGCCATCTGCGCTGGGATTCATTGGGCGAGTTTCTGGCCTTGGCCGCCACCTTGGAACACCTGAGCATCACGGCGCACAACCCCAGGGCCAAAATTTTGGCGGACACACTGGACCGGGCCAACGGTCGTTTCCTGGAAGACAACAAGTCCCCCTCCCGCAAATGCGGCGAGATTGACACGCGAGGCAGCCATTTTTTTCTCGCATTGTACTGGGCCGAGGAACTCGCGCGGCAGCAAGAGGACGCGGCCCTTGGAGCCGTGTTCGTCCCGCTGGCCGCGCAACTGAAGGAGCATGAAGCCCGGATCGCCGAGGAACTCCTGGCGGCCCAGGGCCAAGCCGTGGATATCGGGGGCTATTTTCGCCCGGACGATGCCCTGGCCAACACGGCCATGCGCCCGAGCCGGACCTTCAACGCCCTGCTGGCCTCCTTCGCGGGGTAG
- a CDS encoding ABC transporter substrate-binding protein, with amino-acid sequence MRRFFAHRAYSRNISGTGPCMPFLQTSPWPRSRTAFRMIFLMTFRTWRHVAHWLVVLVFFALPAGANEHVGEAPDDTLRVIAHIAASWVVGNSVVEPLVGVDNENRFVPRLAERWEITDMHMDLYLRQGVVFHDGTPFDSHAVRRNWERYVETAALVAPYFTLDLRKAVQDVEPVNDFLVRMHFKPDGFVGQMLVYLRAFYMYSPSFFAHTAGRYPPGNQANILHAGPWGTGPYILRNVSSNGAVSTLERNPDYWRPGYPRTSHLLIYSPTAVDSQSAYQWLIDGRADLFDAGTPSMLPLLRDHAHLHRVIAHPTSHLTTLFNTRKPGTPLRDIRVRQALNFLVDRHTLLRYVSRDTARMVAFILPLDQAKGIQPYPFDPQAAQELLRAAGFGSDNPLSLVIGYFMSEERLARAIAAMLQAGGVEVELVRYDTRQEYYQRIKNYTHGPDNPIKAERWDLSIVQSGLYTNTVATHFEAFFSEGGNRWIEIDQQADELFLRAMRARTPQEVHDALAKMEIYLHEQHYSMPLFIWPSIFIMNQRIARNAFSGSGYLLNLGEIAIAP; translated from the coding sequence ATGCGTCGATTTTTTGCGCACCGCGCCTACTCGCGGAATATCTCCGGCACCGGACCATGCATGCCCTTCCTTCAAACCTCTCCATGGCCACGCTCCAGGACGGCTTTCCGGATGATTTTCCTGATGACTTTCCGGACGTGGAGACACGTTGCCCATTGGCTTGTCGTGCTGGTGTTCTTCGCGTTGCCGGCCGGGGCTAATGAGCATGTCGGTGAGGCTCCGGATGACACCTTGCGGGTTATCGCGCATATTGCCGCGTCCTGGGTTGTCGGCAACTCCGTGGTCGAGCCCCTGGTGGGCGTGGACAATGAAAACCGGTTTGTGCCCCGCTTGGCGGAACGCTGGGAGATCACGGACATGCACATGGATCTGTATTTGCGACAAGGCGTGGTGTTTCACGACGGGACCCCCTTCGACAGCCATGCGGTCCGCCGAAACTGGGAGCGGTACGTGGAGACCGCGGCTCTGGTCGCCCCCTACTTCACCCTGGACCTGCGCAAGGCCGTCCAGGACGTGGAGCCGGTCAATGACTTCCTGGTCCGCATGCATTTCAAGCCCGACGGCTTCGTGGGCCAGATGCTGGTCTACCTGCGGGCGTTTTACATGTATTCCCCGAGTTTTTTCGCACACACCGCCGGGCGGTACCCCCCAGGCAACCAAGCCAATATCCTCCATGCCGGTCCCTGGGGAACCGGCCCATACATTCTCCGGAATGTTTCCTCCAACGGGGCCGTGAGCACCCTGGAACGCAATCCGGACTATTGGCGGCCGGGCTATCCCCGGACATCACATCTGCTCATCTACAGTCCCACGGCAGTGGACAGCCAATCCGCCTACCAGTGGTTGATCGACGGCAGAGCTGATCTCTTCGACGCCGGCACCCCCTCCATGCTGCCTTTGCTCAGAGATCACGCCCATCTCCATCGGGTTATCGCCCATCCAACCAGCCATCTGACCACCCTGTTCAACACCCGCAAACCCGGAACGCCGCTCCGTGACATCCGGGTACGGCAGGCCCTGAATTTCCTTGTGGACCGGCATACCCTGCTGCGCTACGTCTCCCGGGACACCGCTCGAATGGTCGCCTTCATCCTGCCATTGGACCAGGCCAAAGGTATTCAACCCTACCCCTTTGATCCACAAGCAGCCCAGGAACTGTTGCGCGCAGCCGGTTTCGGATCGGACAATCCGCTGTCCCTGGTCATCGGCTACTTCATGAGCGAGGAGAGGCTGGCCAGGGCCATCGCGGCCATGCTTCAGGCCGGCGGCGTGGAAGTGGAACTGGTGCGCTACGATACCCGGCAGGAGTACTATCAGCGGATCAAGAACTACACGCATGGCCCGGACAATCCCATCAAGGCGGAGCGGTGGGACCTGTCCATCGTGCAAAGCGGCCTGTACACCAACACGGTGGCCACCCATTTCGAGGCTTTTTTCAGCGAAGGGGGCAACCGATGGATCGAGATCGACCAGCAGGCGGATGAGTTGTTTCTGAGGGCCATGCGGGCCAGAACCCCGCAAGAAGTCCATGACGCCCTGGCAAAAATGGAAATCTACCTCCACGAACAGCATTACTCCATGCCGCTCTTCATCTGGCCCAGTATTTTCATCATGAACCAGCGCATCGCCCGGAACGCCTTTTCCGGCAGCGGCTATCTGCTCAACCTGGGGGAGATCGCCATTGCCCCCTAG
- a CDS encoding hybrid sensor histidine kinase/response regulator, protein MPPSFAPISKWGLSRRMLGWLMLFFLLAASGGVAFNYTLARQSSERLVQEYIQQRRMDLQFMANLPTMSMFVMDLRLGLLEEAAFFRQELERTLMRYLEQASMTPPYRLTLLSKDGEVLLDFQNGRIPPVDAPDQPRSLPSDFWSQTNEDLTFLPSLELARPFHRKPEGTLTDFFLLLDSVHQNPIGALVFEYQVPLNQLLASEERILLFNIGWSILGLSALFGIFSLIVDHHIRPLRQLTGAVGEMIQGRLDIPVQKVGFGETGILAASFETLRQRLSESFAEIQLRNQELADLLQEQQRISSQLRESASRFDQLAEQSRSFVWEVDADGRYTRISTVVQTVTGHRPEELLGRHFTEICPETERAAYLEAFATTMKRGCQLSLPLKQIIAKDGSTAWVNSKGMPLCDAAGRIYGAHGGDTDITKRVQAEQDKEHLQSQLLHAQKMEAIGTMAGGIAHDFNNLLQVMNGYAQLLLAKKGQNDPDRKALEQISTTGRRAATLVSQLLTFSRKLESQRIPMNLNHEIRETKKMWEQNLPRTIQVETNLDEPSWSIIADPIQIQQILLNLVHNAVDAMPDGGELRISTKNIPGNELPADVHRQGYAGNAVRLCVSDTGHGMDQTTLERIYEPFFTTKEVGKGTGLGLASAYGIVTSHDGFIQCKSEPGRGTTFQIFLPATEQSEKRSFGEEEDKLVGGTETVLVVDDEPEIRNLTREVLESGGYSVIHAGSGEEALDIFRKQSAAIDLVVLDLSMPGMGGQRCLLALLAHSPQAKVLIASGFSAQGNASELLAQGAAGFIGKPYRMQELLDTVRRILEQET, encoded by the coding sequence TTGCCCCCTAGTTTCGCGCCCATATCCAAATGGGGACTCAGCCGACGGATGCTTGGCTGGCTGATGCTCTTTTTTCTGCTTGCAGCGAGTGGGGGTGTGGCCTTCAACTACACCCTCGCCCGACAAAGCAGCGAACGGTTGGTGCAGGAGTATATCCAACAGCGGCGCATGGACCTCCAGTTCATGGCCAACCTGCCGACCATGTCAATGTTTGTCATGGATCTGCGACTGGGACTGCTTGAGGAGGCCGCGTTTTTTCGCCAGGAACTGGAGCGCACCTTGATGCGCTACCTGGAGCAGGCCTCCATGACGCCGCCCTATCGCCTGACACTGCTCTCCAAAGATGGCGAGGTGTTGTTGGATTTTCAGAATGGCCGCATCCCACCCGTTGATGCCCCGGATCAACCTCGATCACTCCCTTCGGATTTCTGGTCGCAAACCAATGAAGACCTTACCTTCCTTCCTTCATTGGAATTGGCGAGACCGTTTCACAGGAAGCCTGAGGGAACGCTGACGGATTTTTTTCTCTTGCTGGACTCCGTTCATCAGAACCCCATCGGTGCGCTGGTCTTTGAATACCAGGTTCCCCTTAACCAACTGCTTGCCTCTGAGGAACGCATCCTGCTTTTCAACATCGGATGGAGCATTCTCGGCCTGTCCGCCTTGTTCGGCATCTTTTCGCTGATTGTCGACCACCACATTCGGCCCCTGCGCCAGCTTACCGGCGCGGTGGGGGAAATGATCCAGGGACGGCTGGACATTCCTGTGCAGAAGGTGGGTTTTGGTGAAACCGGGATTCTGGCCGCTTCCTTCGAAACCCTCAGGCAGCGACTCTCGGAGTCCTTTGCGGAAATCCAGCTCCGCAATCAGGAACTGGCCGATTTGCTGCAGGAGCAACAACGTATCAGCTCCCAACTGCGTGAAAGCGCCTCCCGGTTCGACCAGCTCGCCGAACAGAGCAGATCCTTTGTCTGGGAGGTGGATGCGGACGGGCGATACACTCGAATCAGCACGGTTGTTCAGACGGTCACGGGGCATCGACCGGAAGAGTTGCTCGGCAGACATTTCACGGAAATCTGCCCGGAAACAGAACGAGCAGCGTACCTGGAGGCCTTCGCAACAACCATGAAACGTGGCTGCCAGCTTTCCCTGCCCCTCAAACAGATCATTGCCAAGGACGGATCAACAGCCTGGGTAAACAGCAAGGGGATGCCGCTTTGCGATGCAGCAGGGCGAATCTACGGGGCACATGGCGGGGACACGGACATCACAAAACGTGTCCAGGCCGAACAGGACAAGGAGCATCTGCAGTCCCAGCTCCTGCATGCCCAGAAGATGGAAGCCATTGGCACCATGGCCGGAGGTATTGCTCATGACTTCAACAATTTGTTGCAGGTCATGAATGGATATGCCCAGCTGCTTCTGGCCAAGAAAGGCCAAAACGATCCTGATCGCAAGGCCCTGGAGCAGATCAGCACCACCGGCCGCCGTGCCGCCACCCTGGTCAGCCAGCTCCTCACCTTCAGTCGAAAGCTGGAATCCCAGCGCATCCCCATGAATCTCAACCACGAAATCCGCGAGACGAAAAAGATGTGGGAGCAAAACCTGCCCCGGACGATCCAGGTGGAGACGAACCTTGACGAACCGAGCTGGTCCATCATTGCCGATCCAATCCAGATCCAGCAAATCCTCCTTAATCTGGTGCACAACGCGGTCGACGCGATGCCGGATGGCGGTGAACTCCGTATCTCCACGAAAAACATTCCGGGCAATGAGCTGCCCGCGGATGTGCACCGACAGGGCTACGCCGGCAACGCTGTGCGGCTTTGCGTGAGTGACACGGGGCACGGCATGGATCAAACAACCTTGGAGAGAATCTACGAACCCTTTTTCACCACCAAGGAAGTGGGCAAAGGGACGGGGCTTGGGTTAGCCTCGGCCTATGGCATCGTAACGAGTCATGACGGCTTCATCCAATGCAAGAGCGAGCCCGGCCGGGGTACGACCTTCCAGATCTTCCTCCCGGCGACGGAACAGAGCGAAAAGCGATCTTTCGGGGAAGAGGAAGACAAGCTTGTCGGAGGCACGGAAACCGTTCTGGTGGTGGATGACGAGCCGGAAATCCGGAATCTGACCCGAGAAGTACTGGAGTCTGGAGGGTATTCGGTGATCCATGCCGGTAGCGGAGAGGAAGCCCTGGACATCTTTCGAAAGCAGTCCGCGGCCATCGATTTGGTTGTCCTGGACTTGAGCATGCCCGGCATGGGCGGCCAGCGCTGCCTGCTGGCCTTACTGGCCCACAGTCCTCAGGCCAAGGTACTCATTGCCAGTGGATTCTCTGCTCAAGGCAATGCCTCGGAACTGCTTGCCCAGGGAGCGGCTGGATTTATCGGCAAACCATACCGCATGCAGGAACTCCTGGACACGGTACGCCGTATCCTGGAGCAAGAAACCTAA
- the pgl gene encoding 6-phosphogluconolactonase, translating to MISRDMVHDFIDVDMAYADAAERIAAALHVPGSRRITLALSGGRSPIKLFELLRSDSQGVFRDIPWERVVVCWVDERFVPPDHPESNFGLARKWLLSSLPIPEEQILPMPTDRSSPKEAAKDYEQTLRQLFAAESEPADFFPRFDLVLLGMGPDGHVASLFPNKPALGERTRWVTHEPEPGMEPQIPRITLTLPVLNHAHSTVALVTGSKKQQAFEQALNDPDSRLPAALLSPQGEMAWVTCFSD from the coding sequence ATGATTTCTCGAGATATGGTTCACGATTTCATCGATGTCGACATGGCTTATGCTGATGCGGCCGAGCGCATCGCCGCAGCGCTGCACGTTCCCGGTTCGCGCAGGATCACCCTGGCCCTGAGCGGTGGGCGTTCACCCATCAAACTTTTCGAGCTGCTCCGTTCGGATTCCCAGGGTGTTTTCCGAGACATTCCCTGGGAGCGGGTGGTCGTCTGCTGGGTGGACGAGCGCTTCGTCCCGCCGGACCACCCGGAAAGCAATTTCGGCCTGGCTCGAAAATGGCTGCTGTCCAGCCTGCCCATTCCCGAGGAGCAAATCCTGCCCATGCCCACGGACCGTTCCTCACCGAAAGAGGCGGCAAAGGATTATGAACAGACCTTGCGTCAGCTGTTCGCCGCGGAAAGCGAGCCCGCCGACTTTTTTCCCCGCTTTGATCTCGTTCTTCTGGGCATGGGTCCGGACGGCCATGTGGCCTCTCTTTTTCCGAATAAGCCGGCTTTGGGCGAGCGCACGCGCTGGGTCACGCACGAACCCGAGCCGGGCATGGAGCCGCAAATTCCGCGGATCACCTTGACCTTGCCCGTGCTCAACCACGCCCACTCCACAGTGGCCCTGGTCACTGGAAGCAAGAAACAGCAAGCCTTTGAGCAGGCCCTGAATGACCCGGACAGTCGGCTTCCCGCCGCCCTGCTCTCGCCCCAAGGGGAAATGGCCTGGGTGACCTGCTTTTCAGACTGA